One genomic window of Caballeronia sp. SBC1 includes the following:
- a CDS encoding ABC transporter permease, giving the protein MAADATITVSRTDEGHSVSRLSASALVGPATLIVVLGLLIPIFILLRYSLDRYTPGALLVEAVTAENYVKFVSDPYYRAVLFTTVRVSFICTLACLVIGFPLAYALARTESRFKNLLIMLIVLPMFVGNAVRAAGWMTLFGTKGMLNTTLISLGIIAHPLEIMFTETAVIVGLIAVNLPVMVLTLQSVIEGIGRFTEEAALSLGAGPWTTFWRVLWPLAQPGIITGTILTFILAVNAYATPVLLGGPKFMMMAPLVYNEFQLGNWPFGAAASFILMATTLVLTGATNYWMQRRYRR; this is encoded by the coding sequence ATGGCTGCAGATGCGACGATCACGGTAAGCAGGACAGATGAGGGGCACAGCGTCAGTCGCCTGTCCGCGAGTGCCCTTGTCGGGCCGGCGACGTTGATCGTCGTGCTAGGGCTCCTGATTCCTATCTTCATCCTGTTGCGCTACAGCCTGGACCGGTACACCCCCGGCGCCCTGCTGGTTGAGGCAGTGACGGCGGAGAATTACGTCAAGTTCGTCTCCGACCCTTACTACCGGGCCGTTCTCTTCACCACGGTGCGGGTCTCTTTCATCTGCACGCTCGCCTGTCTGGTGATCGGCTTCCCCCTCGCGTATGCGCTGGCGCGCACCGAGTCGCGCTTCAAGAACCTGCTCATCATGCTGATCGTGCTGCCGATGTTTGTCGGCAACGCCGTCAGGGCAGCAGGCTGGATGACGCTCTTTGGCACTAAGGGCATGCTTAACACCACGCTGATCTCGCTTGGCATCATTGCTCATCCGCTCGAGATCATGTTTACCGAGACCGCGGTGATCGTCGGCCTCATCGCGGTCAACCTGCCTGTCATGGTGCTGACGCTGCAAAGCGTGATCGAAGGGATCGGCCGCTTCACCGAGGAAGCCGCCTTGAGCCTGGGCGCCGGTCCGTGGACCACGTTCTGGCGAGTGCTTTGGCCGCTGGCCCAGCCCGGCATCATCACTGGCACCATCCTGACCTTTATCCTCGCGGTGAACGCCTATGCGACCCCGGTACTGCTCGGCGGTCCAAAGTTCATGATGATGGCGCCGCTCGTATACAACGAATTCCAGCTCGGCAACTGGCCCTTTGGCGCGGCCGCCTCTTTCATCCTGATGGCGACCACCCTGGTGCTGACAGGCGCCACCAACTACTGGATGCAGCGCCGATACCGGCGCTGA
- a CDS encoding hydroxymethylglutaryl-CoA lyase, protein MSDLPKSVKIIEVGPRDGLQIEPKVLSVDERASMIEDLLACGFREIQVGSFVNPKAVPQMANTDKVLEKLTPRAGVAYRVVVLNPRGLREALATGRADVEGQISITASETFVKRNTNRTIDQTFDEFPQWVGMFRDANIDTTMIAVMAAFGCNFEGYIPLTKLIDLIDRARQTLDDNGAQMKHVTLADTMGWANPLQIKRTISAVWDRWPDVAIKLHLHDTRGAAVANAVAAMELGVSEFDSAVGGLGGCPFAGHKGAGGKISAAGNICTEDLVFTCEEMGISTGIDLDRLREASQRVEQLVEHPLPSKILRGGTLTNFKSNQRG, encoded by the coding sequence ATGTCTGATCTACCGAAATCAGTGAAAATCATAGAAGTCGGCCCGAGGGATGGCCTCCAGATTGAACCGAAGGTATTGTCGGTCGACGAGCGGGCGTCGATGATCGAGGACCTGCTCGCTTGTGGATTTCGTGAAATCCAGGTCGGGTCCTTCGTCAATCCGAAAGCCGTTCCGCAAATGGCGAACACGGACAAGGTCCTGGAGAAGCTGACTCCGCGAGCGGGCGTTGCCTATCGGGTGGTCGTGCTCAATCCGCGCGGGTTAAGGGAAGCGCTGGCAACGGGGCGCGCGGATGTCGAAGGACAGATTTCGATAACGGCGAGTGAGACGTTCGTAAAACGCAATACCAACCGTACTATCGATCAGACTTTTGATGAATTTCCGCAATGGGTCGGGATGTTCAGGGATGCGAACATAGACACCACGATGATTGCCGTCATGGCTGCCTTCGGTTGCAACTTCGAGGGTTATATACCCTTGACCAAGCTTATCGATCTCATCGACCGTGCAAGACAGACTCTGGATGACAACGGCGCTCAGATGAAACACGTGACGCTGGCGGACACAATGGGTTGGGCCAATCCACTCCAGATCAAGCGGACGATTTCCGCGGTGTGGGACCGCTGGCCCGACGTTGCCATCAAGCTTCATCTTCACGATACGCGCGGCGCCGCCGTAGCTAATGCGGTAGCGGCAATGGAACTTGGTGTGTCGGAATTCGATTCCGCAGTTGGCGGCCTGGGCGGGTGTCCATTCGCTGGGCACAAAGGGGCCGGTGGCAAGATTAGCGCCGCTGGCAATATTTGCACTGAGGACCTGGTCTTCACGTGCGAGGAAATGGGAATCTCCACCGGCATCGACCTGGACCGGCTGCGTGAGGCGTCGCAGCGAGTCGAACAACTCGTCGAGCACCCGCTTCCTAGCAAGATCCTGAGAGGCGGTACATTGACAAACTTCAAGAGCAATCAGCGCGGCTGA
- a CDS encoding IclR family transcriptional regulator has product MPIADLGDDSGDRQFVAGLAKGLSLLRFLTKGEVLGTTDLARLSGLPNASVSRLCYTLTNLGYVEYLPEAGKYRLGDACLSLGYLYMASDLVSHVARPLMTELAAFSGVPVCIARRHELSMRYIARESTDDQLSLRFGVGSVVPIERTAMGHAYLAGLDEEKRHEMLDQLGSKVPDMDSFRGRIDDNIDLFNKKGFCIADRMRMKHVRAVAAPLRMPASGSVVAFNCGGIADYLDLAFLMNEVGPRLATLVREVERILESQSPPPSQTER; this is encoded by the coding sequence GTGCCGATAGCTGATCTTGGAGACGACTCGGGCGATCGCCAGTTTGTAGCGGGGCTTGCGAAAGGGCTGTCACTGCTTCGCTTCCTCACAAAAGGGGAAGTACTGGGCACGACCGATCTGGCTCGACTGTCGGGGCTTCCGAACGCGTCGGTTTCGCGGCTTTGCTACACCTTGACGAATTTGGGCTACGTTGAATATTTGCCCGAAGCCGGCAAATATCGTCTGGGTGACGCCTGCCTGTCGTTAGGCTATCTCTACATGGCTTCCGATCTGGTGAGCCATGTAGCGCGACCACTTATGACCGAGCTTGCGGCATTCTCGGGTGTCCCGGTCTGCATTGCCCGTCGCCATGAACTCAGCATGAGGTACATCGCGAGGGAAAGCACGGACGATCAATTGTCATTGCGGTTCGGAGTTGGTTCAGTCGTCCCGATCGAGCGCACAGCCATGGGCCATGCTTATCTGGCCGGCCTGGATGAGGAGAAACGGCACGAGATGTTGGACCAGCTAGGGTCCAAAGTCCCCGATATGGACAGCTTTCGCGGGCGAATCGACGACAACATCGACTTGTTTAACAAGAAGGGATTTTGCATCGCTGACCGGATGCGGATGAAGCACGTTAGAGCGGTGGCCGCGCCTTTGCGAATGCCGGCCAGCGGCAGTGTGGTGGCTTTCAATTGCGGCGGAATTGCCGACTATCTCGATCTGGCCTTCCTCATGAATGAAGTGGGGCCCCGGCTTGCCACCCTTGTTCGTGAGGTCGAAAGAATCCTTGAGTCGCAATCGCCACCACCATCGCAGACCGAGAGGTAG
- a CDS encoding SDR family oxidoreductase: protein MNEGRVALITGASSGIGRATAIAFLHAGYNVVITARRADRLAETVDAAGAAGARALCHPADVTDPAAVEALFDHAVERFGRIDVVFNNAGISAPAVDIDQLSVEAWAAVVNTNLTGPFLCTRQAFRVMKQQSPMGGRIINNGSVAAHTPRPNSAPYTATKHAITGLTKASALDGRPYDIACGQIDIGNAASDMTSRMSTGARQADGRVIPEPAMDVAHVAATVLYMASLPLSANILTMTVMATKMPYVGRG from the coding sequence ATGAATGAGGGACGCGTAGCACTTATTACGGGCGCATCGTCGGGCATCGGCCGGGCGACCGCAATCGCCTTTCTCCACGCCGGGTACAACGTCGTCATCACCGCGCGCCGCGCCGACCGGCTGGCCGAAACGGTAGATGCGGCCGGTGCAGCCGGGGCACGAGCGCTGTGCCATCCCGCTGATGTGACCGATCCCGCCGCTGTGGAAGCCCTGTTCGACCATGCGGTTGAGCGCTTCGGTCGGATCGATGTCGTCTTCAACAATGCCGGCATCTCGGCTCCCGCTGTCGACATAGACCAGCTTTCGGTTGAGGCCTGGGCAGCCGTCGTGAACACCAACCTCACTGGGCCGTTCCTCTGTACGCGCCAGGCCTTCCGCGTGATGAAGCAACAGTCTCCAATGGGCGGACGAATCATCAACAACGGGTCCGTCGCGGCGCATACGCCACGGCCTAATTCGGCACCCTACACTGCCACCAAGCATGCGATCACTGGCCTGACCAAAGCGTCCGCGCTTGACGGGCGCCCCTACGATATCGCCTGCGGCCAGATCGATATTGGCAACGCCGCAAGTGACATGACTTCCAGAATGTCGACTGGAGCGCGTCAGGCCGACGGCCGCGTCATCCCTGAGCCGGCAATGGACGTGGCCCATGTCGCCGCCACCGTCCTCTACATGGCCTCGCTCCCCCTGTCGGCGAACATTCTGACGATGACCGTGATGGCGACCAAGATGCCCTACGTGGGACGTGGTTGA
- a CDS encoding MaoC family dehydratase N-terminal domain-containing protein: MSSDQDYSRYIGLTAPPTTAAAPLEQDTLRRFVQATMDDDPVYYDEEVASASKYGAICAPPLYPLHAFRRASGTADPLDAIIENRDADGAGDGADAYYGLEHIKVPFNRILNGGLEVESYRCLRKGEKAVASPRYSKVTPKKGSSGDFLLVTIETRFTTEAGELLMISRHTMVWR; encoded by the coding sequence ATGTCTTCTGATCAGGATTACTCAAGATATATTGGCCTCACCGCCCCTCCTACCACTGCGGCGGCCCCCCTCGAACAGGATACGCTACGGCGTTTCGTCCAAGCGACAATGGACGACGATCCAGTGTATTACGATGAAGAAGTGGCGAGTGCTTCGAAATATGGCGCAATTTGCGCTCCGCCGCTCTATCCGCTGCACGCGTTTCGTCGTGCTTCCGGGACCGCTGACCCACTGGACGCGATCATAGAAAACCGCGACGCTGACGGTGCAGGCGACGGAGCTGATGCGTACTACGGACTAGAACATATCAAGGTACCGTTCAACAGGATATTGAACGGAGGCCTTGAAGTGGAATCTTACCGCTGCCTGAGAAAGGGAGAGAAAGCGGTTGCCTCCCCTCGCTACAGCAAGGTGACACCGAAGAAAGGATCAAGCGGTGATTTTCTGCTCGTAACGATCGAAACGCGTTTTACCACGGAAGCAGGTGAACTGCTGATGATCAGCAGACATACAATGGTGTGGCGATAA
- a CDS encoding acyl dehydratase: MSESLYFEDVEVGQTLMRLKKGPMTTTHIMRWSSAIENWHRIHYDQRFAIDHDKLPDVLVNGSWKQHVLAQVMKDGLGPEGWLWKIKFRYDKMNVAGDTIFAEAKVVEKQVLGGLGFVTCRIALTDQNDTINTSGWAIGVLPLRGGRAVPYPFVVDPAYADLNLPNER, encoded by the coding sequence ATGAGTGAATCTCTCTATTTCGAAGATGTCGAGGTAGGTCAGACCTTGATGCGGCTCAAGAAAGGGCCTATGACGACTACCCATATCATGCGCTGGTCCTCTGCAATCGAGAATTGGCATAGGATTCACTACGACCAGCGGTTTGCGATCGACCACGACAAGCTGCCCGACGTGCTGGTGAATGGATCATGGAAGCAGCACGTTCTCGCGCAAGTCATGAAGGATGGTCTCGGACCCGAAGGCTGGTTGTGGAAGATAAAGTTTCGTTACGACAAGATGAACGTTGCGGGCGACACGATCTTCGCAGAAGCCAAGGTCGTGGAGAAGCAGGTTCTTGGCGGACTTGGTTTTGTAACTTGCCGTATCGCTCTGACAGATCAGAACGACACGATTAATACGTCGGGGTGGGCGATCGGTGTTTTGCCCCTGCGTGGCGGTCGCGCGGTTCCCTATCCGTTCGTGGTAGATCCGGCCTATGCTGATCTTAATCTTCCGAATGAAAGATGA
- a CDS encoding class I adenylate-forming enzyme family protein, whose protein sequence is MRLTIPQLLHHNVRHFAEKCAVTIDDHELSFQALARLVVEARNCFGPHVAPGDRVAIWMPNSFAWIASFLAIQELQGIAVPISTRLTAVEVSALIEDCGARVLAVLPKYRGRNYVDEAGSIDAQRASVIIEGPSDELKEDWRAHIRQQAVGANSPELPDGIFGIMYTSGTTSKPKGVMLTAESYIRTAQYAAFCQRLTPSTRFMSPAPFFHCSGSMHAITTSLVAGCTLHSMSSWDPERLLDLVEHHRADVSHGIFFRDVLSLGVEKVRTKLATLKLGYDHAGSQIMQLHDEIGISGISNLYGMTETSGMFTMWFPDDPLIKRVSANGRPQPGNEIRIVDAESGAPLSSDCLGEVQLRGPTITPGYFAQPEANRQAFTEDGWFRTGDLGSVSPDGELRYVARLKEIIRVGGENFAPAEVEEVLRSACQQQNLCVIGLPDDRLQEIPVAVIVQNGPVAWDEVLAGMRGRLAQFKVPRQVYVADALPTTPAGKVQRNVLANWIAEGKLTRVA, encoded by the coding sequence ATGCGCCTGACAATACCGCAACTGCTTCACCACAATGTTCGCCATTTTGCAGAGAAGTGCGCGGTCACTATTGACGATCATGAGTTGAGTTTCCAGGCGTTGGCACGCCTGGTCGTCGAAGCGCGGAACTGCTTCGGCCCGCACGTCGCGCCAGGGGATCGGGTTGCGATATGGATGCCGAACTCATTCGCCTGGATCGCGAGTTTTCTCGCAATCCAGGAATTGCAGGGGATCGCGGTTCCCATCAGCACGCGGCTTACCGCGGTAGAGGTGAGCGCGCTCATTGAGGATTGTGGCGCCCGCGTGCTTGCCGTTTTGCCAAAGTATCGCGGACGCAACTATGTAGACGAAGCAGGTTCCATCGATGCACAACGCGCATCGGTAATCATAGAAGGTCCCTCCGACGAGTTGAAGGAAGACTGGCGGGCGCATATCCGGCAGCAGGCTGTGGGCGCGAACTCCCCGGAATTGCCGGATGGCATTTTCGGCATCATGTACACGTCCGGTACCACGTCGAAACCAAAAGGCGTGATGCTCACTGCCGAGAGCTATATAAGAACCGCCCAATACGCCGCATTCTGTCAGCGCCTGACACCGTCCACCCGTTTCATGAGTCCCGCACCGTTCTTTCATTGCAGCGGCAGCATGCATGCGATCACCACATCTCTGGTTGCGGGTTGCACACTACACTCCATGTCGAGCTGGGACCCCGAACGCCTGCTCGACCTGGTAGAACATCACCGGGCGGACGTTTCGCACGGAATTTTCTTCCGCGATGTGCTCTCGCTAGGAGTGGAGAAGGTCCGCACCAAGCTCGCCACGCTCAAACTGGGATACGATCACGCCGGAAGCCAAATCATGCAGCTTCATGATGAAATTGGAATTTCCGGCATCTCCAACCTTTATGGAATGACGGAAACGTCGGGGATGTTCACCATGTGGTTCCCCGACGATCCATTAATCAAGCGCGTGTCCGCAAACGGCCGGCCGCAGCCGGGAAACGAGATACGGATTGTGGACGCGGAAAGCGGCGCACCGCTGTCGAGTGACTGCCTCGGGGAAGTCCAACTTCGAGGACCGACCATCACCCCGGGCTATTTCGCCCAGCCGGAGGCCAACCGGCAGGCATTCACGGAGGACGGATGGTTCCGTACCGGCGACCTGGGTTCCGTTTCCCCTGACGGGGAACTGCGCTATGTGGCGCGCCTGAAGGAAATCATCCGTGTCGGCGGCGAGAACTTCGCTCCCGCCGAAGTGGAGGAAGTGCTGCGTAGCGCATGCCAACAACAGAACCTCTGCGTGATCGGATTGCCCGACGATAGATTGCAGGAAATTCCCGTTGCGGTCATCGTACAAAACGGCCCGGTAGCCTGGGACGAGGTATTGGCCGGAATGCGGGGCCGCCTGGCCCAATTCAAGGTACCAAGGCAGGTCTATGTCGCCGATGCTCTGCCGACAACGCCGGCCGGGAAGGTACAACGTAACGTCCTGGCAAATTGGATTGCTGAAGGAAAGCTCACGCGGGTCGCTTGA
- a CDS encoding fumarylacetoacetate hydrolase family protein, translating to MKLVYFDDFRLGVLKNDSVYDVSFIAGEIPHTGPHDLMTGLISQFDRLRARLESATVSNDAIPVESVRLRPPLPRPGNIVCMALNYIDGKIGPEPAPIDAFTKSTGSIIGPGETMILPDFPALAFEGEAEMAVVIGKRASNVSATDAMDHVFGYVNFIDGSARGAPSLFQTKARQTFAPIGPYLVTADEIPDPHNLRIRLWVNGVLRQDFSTGGMAHRIPRCIEWVSSVHALEPGDILATGTSHDGLSSFQDGDEVELETEGLGKLRILVRDDLKRTWERDTWLERKKKQIPESAVRQLSGKYGPAHDPQN from the coding sequence ATGAAGCTGGTGTACTTCGATGATTTCAGGTTGGGTGTCCTAAAGAATGATTCCGTCTACGACGTCTCATTTATCGCCGGGGAAATTCCACATACCGGCCCTCATGACCTGATGACCGGGCTGATCAGTCAGTTCGACCGCCTCCGTGCGCGGCTGGAAAGCGCAACCGTGAGCAACGACGCAATACCGGTCGAAAGTGTCCGGCTGCGGCCGCCTCTCCCGCGACCGGGCAATATCGTGTGTATGGCGCTCAACTACATCGACGGCAAGATCGGGCCCGAGCCCGCGCCGATTGATGCGTTCACGAAATCGACCGGTTCCATCATTGGTCCCGGCGAGACGATGATCCTGCCTGATTTTCCTGCCTTGGCCTTCGAGGGTGAGGCAGAAATGGCGGTCGTGATCGGCAAGCGGGCCAGTAACGTCAGCGCGACAGACGCGATGGATCACGTGTTCGGCTACGTGAATTTTATTGATGGCTCGGCGCGAGGCGCTCCCTCGCTGTTTCAGACGAAGGCGCGCCAGACTTTCGCTCCCATCGGCCCATACCTCGTGACAGCAGACGAGATCCCCGATCCGCACAACCTTCGTATCCGGCTATGGGTCAACGGCGTGTTGCGACAGGACTTCAGCACGGGCGGAATGGCACATCGCATTCCGCGCTGCATTGAATGGGTGAGCTCGGTGCATGCGCTTGAGCCGGGCGATATCCTGGCAACCGGAACAAGCCATGACGGATTGTCGAGCTTCCAGGATGGCGATGAAGTGGAACTAGAGACCGAGGGGCTTGGAAAGTTGCGTATTCTGGTACGTGATGATCTCAAGCGGACCTGGGAGCGGGACACTTGGCTGGAGCGGAAGAAAAAGCAAATTCCCGAAAGTGCGGTCCGTCAGCTATCAGGCAAATACGGGCCGGCCCACGATCCGCAGAATTGA
- a CDS encoding NAD-dependent succinate-semialdehyde dehydrogenase: MDYTYKDVLLFIDGNWLPAQGGKTIAVIDPATEEQIGVVSCAEREDLDAALDAVSRGFNVWRHTSAFERAKIMRKAADLLRERAPYIAWLMTREQGKPLAQSTAEILGAADTIEWFAEEGRRTYGQVIPARSPNITQMTVKLPVGPVAAFTPWNFPINQLVRKLSAALAAGCSLIVKAPEETPASPAELVRCFVDAGIPAGVVNLVYGVPTVISEYLISHPVIRKVTFTGSTVVGKLLASLAGQHMKRATMELGGHAPVVIAEDADLDQAVSLMSAYKFRNAGQVCISPSRFLVHERVADRFLEGFTAAAKAIKVGNGLDEDTSMGPLANERRILALEAMVADALECGARLTTGGHRIGNNGYFFEPTILADVPVSAKIMNDEPFGPAVVINRFTDLDEAIAEANRLPYGLAAYAFTRSEKTATRLSMEVESGMMTINHLGFSLPEVPFGGIKDSGYGTEGGSEAIAAYLETRFITRV, encoded by the coding sequence GTGGACTATACATACAAAGACGTTCTCCTCTTCATTGATGGAAACTGGCTTCCAGCGCAGGGCGGGAAAACAATCGCAGTAATTGATCCTGCCACCGAAGAACAGATTGGAGTCGTGTCTTGTGCTGAGCGGGAAGATCTGGATGCGGCGCTGGACGCGGTCAGCAGAGGGTTCAATGTCTGGCGCCACACGTCTGCATTCGAACGCGCCAAGATCATGCGAAAGGCTGCTGACTTATTGCGCGAACGAGCCCCTTATATTGCGTGGCTGATGACGCGTGAACAAGGCAAGCCTCTGGCCCAGTCGACAGCTGAGATATTGGGGGCCGCAGACACGATCGAATGGTTTGCCGAAGAAGGAAGACGCACTTACGGCCAAGTAATCCCGGCACGTTCGCCAAACATTACTCAGATGACGGTGAAGCTCCCGGTTGGGCCGGTAGCGGCGTTCACGCCATGGAACTTCCCGATTAATCAACTCGTTCGTAAGCTGTCTGCCGCGCTGGCCGCTGGATGTTCCCTCATTGTCAAGGCACCCGAGGAAACGCCCGCCTCACCTGCAGAACTCGTCCGCTGTTTCGTAGACGCGGGTATCCCGGCGGGGGTTGTTAATCTTGTGTATGGCGTACCGACCGTGATCTCCGAATATCTGATCAGTCATCCAGTTATTCGTAAAGTGACGTTCACCGGCTCAACCGTGGTTGGAAAACTTCTCGCCTCCCTGGCCGGTCAGCATATGAAGCGAGCAACGATGGAGCTTGGCGGTCATGCGCCCGTCGTCATTGCCGAGGATGCCGATCTCGATCAAGCGGTTTCGCTCATGTCAGCGTACAAGTTCCGCAACGCTGGTCAGGTGTGCATATCGCCTAGCCGTTTCCTTGTTCATGAACGGGTGGCTGACCGTTTTCTCGAGGGGTTCACTGCGGCTGCCAAGGCGATCAAGGTGGGCAACGGCCTTGATGAAGACACGTCCATGGGGCCGCTCGCCAATGAGCGCCGCATACTTGCACTCGAAGCCATGGTCGCCGACGCCCTTGAGTGTGGCGCCCGGTTGACGACCGGGGGACACCGGATCGGTAACAACGGCTACTTCTTCGAACCAACCATCCTGGCAGACGTACCAGTGTCGGCAAAGATCATGAATGACGAGCCCTTCGGTCCTGCAGTTGTCATCAATCGATTTACAGATCTGGATGAGGCGATCGCAGAAGCCAATCGGCTGCCTTACGGTTTAGCTGCCTATGCTTTTACCCGTTCGGAAAAAACCGCTACTCGACTTAGCATGGAAGTTGAGAGCGGGATGATGACGATTAATCATCTCGGCTTCTCATTACCAGAGGTTCCATTCGGGGGCATCAAGGATTCCGGATACGGTACGGAGGGCGGGTCCGAGGCGATTGCGGCCTATTTGGAAACGCGGTTTATCACTCGGGTCTGA
- a CDS encoding chromate resistance protein ChrB domain-containing protein produces the protein MIKRFVDNEAQFSFVPWDKQDEVPSDAIPFALDGADLGPHDAEGTTFAKVLKKYSLKDPALDDIARIIAAGVNYALDLYQPSSDDNHGQVAVGLLAISEGIMLNCTSDAMILESSYPVYDALYAYFRAKALMKAKGLTPPPPAGRGPGPKTEFLRELLKNNGR, from the coding sequence TTGATCAAGCGTTTCGTTGACAACGAGGCGCAGTTTTCCTTTGTTCCCTGGGACAAGCAGGACGAGGTGCCATCAGATGCGATTCCCTTTGCGCTGGATGGCGCTGACCTGGGTCCGCACGATGCCGAGGGCACAACCTTCGCCAAGGTCCTGAAGAAGTATTCGCTCAAGGACCCGGCTTTGGACGATATCGCGAGAATCATCGCTGCAGGTGTTAACTATGCGCTGGACTTGTATCAGCCTTCTTCCGACGACAACCATGGACAAGTGGCCGTCGGCTTGCTGGCAATCTCGGAAGGCATCATGCTCAATTGCACCAGCGACGCGATGATTCTGGAGTCAAGCTATCCGGTCTACGATGCGCTGTACGCCTATTTCCGGGCGAAAGCGCTCATGAAAGCAAAGGGACTCACTCCGCCGCCCCCGGCCGGGCGGGGTCCGGGACCCAAGACGGAATTCCTGCGCGAACTGCTGAAGAACAACGGACGCTAA